From one Phytohabitans houttuyneae genomic stretch:
- a CDS encoding roadblock/LC7 domain-containing protein — protein MDGIAELRALRQRLPDIAGAVLASTDGMLIASDMGTGKDGAPGGVEAETVAALAAASLGLGQRFAATVQQGHLRETVIQADGGSVVTYAAGRRGLLTVLACPHANLARLHYEARRVASRLGGIIDAPAAPPPPVPAQAAASERPRLARRTPMATITR, from the coding sequence TTGGACGGGATCGCCGAGTTGCGGGCGCTGCGCCAGCGGCTGCCCGACATCGCCGGTGCGGTGCTCGCGAGCACCGACGGCATGCTCATCGCAAGCGACATGGGCACTGGAAAGGACGGCGCGCCCGGTGGCGTGGAGGCGGAGACCGTCGCCGCGCTGGCCGCGGCGAGCCTCGGGCTGGGACAGCGGTTCGCCGCCACCGTCCAGCAGGGTCACCTGCGCGAGACGGTGATACAGGCGGACGGAGGTTCCGTCGTCACGTACGCCGCGGGCCGCCGTGGCCTGCTGACCGTGCTCGCCTGCCCGCACGCCAACCTGGCCCGGCTGCACTACGAGGCCCGCCGGGTCGCGTCACGCCTCGGCGGCATCATCGACGCTCCGGCAGCGCCTCCGCCGCCGGTACCGGCGCAGGCCGCCGCATCCGAGCGGCCCCGCCTCGCCCGCCGCACACCCATGGCCACGATCACCCGATAG